One region of Agrobacterium tumefaciens genomic DNA includes:
- a CDS encoding cryptochrome/photolyase family protein, which produces MPTKSSPVIVWFRKDLRLADNLALLAAVEHGGPVIPIYIRETSSGPLGGAQEWWLHHSLASLSAMLEKCGSRLLLRSGNAEETLRRLIAETGADAVLWNRRYEPTGMATDKAIKEALGDDGLTVRSFAGHLLHEPSRVQTKSGGPYRVYTPFWRALEGGEEPHTPADAPQSLKAPETWPKSEKLDDWKLLPVKPDWARGFSEIWTPGENAAREKLDDFIDGALKGYEEGRDFPAKDATSLLAPHLALGEISPAAVWHATKGLSRHIASNDISRFRKELVWREFCYHLLFHFPELDEKNWNDSFDAFGWRDDDTSFNAWTRGMTGYPIVDAGMRQLWKHGTMHNRVRMIVASFLIKHLLIDWRKGEKWFRDTLVDADPASNAANWQWVAGSGADASPFFRIFNPILQGEKFDAEGDYVRRFVPELEKLERKYIHKPFEAPKEVLQKAGIELGKTYPLPIVDHGKARERALAAYAAVKNNA; this is translated from the coding sequence ATGCCAACAAAATCCTCTCCTGTTATCGTCTGGTTCCGCAAGGACTTGCGTCTTGCGGACAATCTCGCCCTTCTTGCAGCGGTGGAGCATGGCGGCCCCGTCATACCGATCTATATCCGTGAGACATCCAGCGGCCCGCTGGGCGGCGCACAGGAATGGTGGCTTCACCATTCGCTTGCCTCTCTTTCCGCGATGCTGGAAAAATGCGGCAGCCGTCTACTGCTCAGAAGCGGCAACGCAGAGGAGACGCTGCGCCGGCTGATAGCCGAAACCGGCGCGGATGCAGTCCTCTGGAACCGTCGCTATGAGCCGACCGGCATGGCAACGGACAAGGCAATAAAAGAGGCGCTCGGGGACGACGGACTGACAGTTCGCAGCTTTGCCGGACACCTGCTGCATGAACCATCCCGGGTGCAGACCAAATCCGGCGGTCCCTACCGGGTCTACACGCCCTTCTGGCGGGCTCTGGAGGGCGGCGAGGAGCCACATACGCCGGCGGATGCACCGCAGAGCCTGAAGGCACCTGAGACATGGCCAAAATCGGAGAAACTCGATGATTGGAAGCTTCTGCCGGTCAAACCGGACTGGGCCAGGGGTTTCAGCGAGATATGGACACCCGGTGAAAATGCCGCGCGGGAAAAACTCGATGATTTCATCGATGGTGCCTTGAAGGGTTATGAGGAAGGCCGCGACTTTCCGGCGAAGGACGCCACGTCGCTTCTTGCGCCGCATCTGGCGCTCGGCGAAATATCGCCCGCCGCCGTGTGGCATGCGACGAAGGGGCTCTCACGCCATATCGCGTCCAACGATATCAGCCGTTTCCGCAAGGAACTCGTCTGGCGGGAATTCTGCTACCATCTGCTGTTCCACTTTCCCGAGCTGGACGAGAAAAACTGGAACGACAGTTTCGACGCCTTCGGCTGGCGGGACGATGACACATCTTTCAACGCCTGGACGCGTGGCATGACGGGTTATCCGATCGTGGATGCCGGCATGCGGCAATTGTGGAAACACGGCACCATGCACAACCGGGTGCGCATGATAGTGGCATCCTTCCTCATCAAACATCTACTTATCGACTGGCGCAAAGGCGAGAAGTGGTTTCGCGATACGCTTGTCGATGCCGATCCGGCCTCCAACGCTGCCAACTGGCAGTGGGTGGCGGGTTCGGGCGCGGACGCCTCGCCGTTCTTTCGCATTTTCAACCCCATATTGCAGGGGGAGAAATTCGATGCCGAGGGAGACTACGTGCGCCGCTTCGTGCCGGAGCTTGAAAAGCTTGAGCGAAAATACATCCACAAGCCGTTTGAAGCACCGAAAGAGGTGCTTCAAAAGGCGGGTATCGAGCTCGGCAAGACCTATCCCCTGCCGATCGTCGACCATGGGAAGGCACGGGAAAGAGCACTTGCAGCCTATGCCGCAGTGAAGAACAACGCATAA
- a CDS encoding DUF982 domain-containing protein, with protein sequence MLLKDVKWEKPVTISLENGAPRIFNGVYEAFDFLQHEWPQRGDKAHEQALRLCRASLMGDVAGEIARAAFVTASRQAQCLLEAGNKVEDQGKLAS encoded by the coding sequence ATGTTGCTGAAAGACGTTAAGTGGGAAAAGCCTGTTACCATATCCTTGGAAAACGGTGCTCCCCGGATTTTCAACGGCGTTTACGAGGCCTTCGATTTTCTCCAGCATGAATGGCCACAACGCGGTGACAAGGCGCATGAGCAGGCCCTGCGTCTGTGCCGCGCCTCGCTGATGGGGGACGTGGCTGGAGAGATTGCGCGCGCCGCCTTCGTTACCGCAAGCCGGCAGGCGCAATGCCTCCTGGAGGCCGGAAACAAGGTGGAAGATCAGGGTAAACTTGCATCCTGA
- a CDS encoding methylated-DNA--[protein]-cysteine S-methyltransferase, translating to MTNHYGYIVFPTALGHCGLAWAERGIARLQLPSADAGETEKLIQKRLPSSSIAVPDTRAREAIAMVTRYFDGEEIDFTPVELDLAGQERFFLDVYQVARHIGWGRTTTYGGIVKTLGLSMEKARDVGQAMAKNPVPLIIPCHRVLAAGGRLGGFSAPGGTNTKLRMLDLENAGRSRADDAQGSLF from the coding sequence ATGACCAACCACTACGGCTATATTGTTTTCCCGACAGCTCTCGGCCATTGCGGCCTCGCATGGGCAGAGCGCGGTATCGCCCGTCTGCAATTGCCCAGCGCAGATGCCGGTGAAACCGAGAAACTTATCCAGAAACGCCTGCCGTCATCTTCCATTGCTGTACCCGACACACGCGCCCGTGAGGCGATTGCGATGGTTACCCGCTATTTCGATGGTGAAGAGATTGATTTTACGCCGGTGGAACTCGATCTTGCCGGGCAGGAGCGGTTCTTTCTAGATGTCTATCAGGTGGCACGGCATATCGGCTGGGGCCGCACGACGACCTATGGCGGTATCGTAAAAACGCTGGGCCTCTCCATGGAAAAGGCCCGCGACGTCGGGCAGGCCATGGCGAAAAATCCCGTGCCGCTGATCATTCCCTGCCACCGTGTTCTGGCGGCTGGCGGCCGGCTGGGTGGCTTTTCCGCGCCGGGCGGAACGAACACCAAATTACGTATGCTGGATCTCGAAAATGCCGGCCGCAGCCGTGCTGACGATGCACAGGGCAGCCTGTTTTAA
- a CDS encoding TIGR02594 family protein: MRVSALILSAALAFTVVAPASAGMLNQAEKYTGLHESKNNKSLKNILGANPRSTPWCGLFLHAVASKAGRASPKSYGFAKSWTSFGYAVPVAAAKPGDVVVIRNGRGYHAGILKSMSGKTAQILGGNQSGRVQVSNFNRKAIVSVRR, from the coding sequence TTGAGAGTATCCGCGTTAATTCTATCCGCTGCATTGGCTTTTACAGTCGTGGCACCCGCGTCGGCTGGCATGCTGAACCAGGCTGAAAAATACACCGGACTGCATGAATCCAAAAACAACAAGAGCCTGAAGAATATTCTTGGGGCAAATCCCCGCAGCACACCGTGGTGTGGCCTGTTCCTGCATGCCGTTGCCAGCAAGGCCGGGCGCGCATCGCCCAAATCCTACGGATTTGCAAAATCCTGGACGTCATTCGGTTATGCCGTTCCCGTCGCCGCCGCCAAACCGGGCGATGTTGTCGTCATTCGCAACGGCCGCGGTTATCACGCCGGAATATTGAAGAGCATGAGCGGCAAGACAGCGCAAATTCTCGGCGGCAATCAGTCCGGCCGTGTGCAGGTGTCGAACTTCAACCGCAAGGCCATCGTTTCCGTGCGTCGCTGA
- a CDS encoding DUF2934 domain-containing protein, whose protein sequence is MNHDREAAIREKARAIWEREGRPEGHHERHWMEAEREVSASTETGKTNGKNGAKKPAAAKSLVQKKVTADKASAKNAKSPAVKSLQKEQKAETSRKDDDLTESLEESFPASDPPALTNASTSTKRVAKKT, encoded by the coding sequence ATGAACCATGATCGCGAAGCAGCAATCCGCGAAAAAGCCCGCGCAATATGGGAGAGAGAAGGCAGGCCGGAGGGACATCACGAACGCCACTGGATGGAGGCGGAACGGGAGGTCTCGGCAAGCACGGAAACGGGAAAGACCAATGGTAAAAATGGCGCGAAGAAACCCGCTGCCGCCAAGTCCTTGGTCCAGAAGAAGGTGACTGCGGATAAGGCTTCGGCAAAAAATGCCAAATCACCAGCGGTAAAATCTCTTCAGAAAGAGCAAAAAGCGGAGACCAGCCGAAAAGACGACGACCTGACCGAAAGCCTAGAGGAAAGTTTCCCGGCAAGCGATCCGCCGGCACTCACCAACGCGTCTACTTCGACGAAGCGTGTGGCGAAGAAGACCTGA